A part of Syntrophorhabdaceae bacterium genomic DNA contains:
- a CDS encoding PAS domain-containing protein: protein MLSIISGVSPAGLAGFDKEGHCIYVDERWLGINDCSAEEAYGDGWTSVLHPEDRERVIEAWKKAVRGERPLQSEYRLQRKDKTIRWIMGKGSPVVARGLPHDLRYLGSITDITHYETGYQPVGEDLRERQISDTDLKARVTHLYELNAHLIRRIEQRTAVETQLKDSTDRLHMLTAHLQKLREQEKASFARELHSEVGQTLTAVKMGLSWLERQLPVHEGPAVRKAQSLLADIDRTIFAIQRISTALRPAAFDDFGLAEALRLGVRDFQRKARVSCMIHIMPENMKLNKELSVEIFRIFHECLTNIAKHAQAQQVTVVLKKRNGELVMELRDDGRGITKREITDRNSFGLSGMRERAHVIGGEFSITGIKGKGTTILLRVPVNTS, encoded by the coding sequence TTGCTGAGCATCATCAGCGGGGTCTCGCCTGCGGGTCTTGCCGGATTTGACAAAGAGGGGCATTGTATCTACGTGGATGAGCGCTGGCTGGGCATCAACGACTGCTCTGCCGAAGAGGCTTACGGCGATGGGTGGACCTCTGTGCTTCACCCGGAGGACCGGGAGCGCGTTATCGAAGCCTGGAAAAAGGCAGTAAGGGGAGAAAGGCCCCTTCAGTCCGAATATCGCCTGCAGAGAAAGGATAAGACAATCAGGTGGATCATGGGAAAGGGGAGTCCCGTGGTGGCCCGTGGCCTTCCCCACGATCTCCGTTATCTCGGAAGCATCACCGATATAACCCATTACGAAACCGGATACCAGCCGGTGGGCGAGGACCTGAGAGAGAGGCAGATCTCGGACACGGACCTGAAAGCGCGTGTCACCCACCTTTATGAGTTGAACGCTCACCTTATCCGGCGAATAGAACAAAGGACGGCGGTGGAAACCCAGCTCAAGGACTCAACCGACAGGCTGCACATGCTGACCGCACATCTGCAGAAACTCAGAGAGCAGGAAAAAGCATCCTTTGCGCGGGAACTGCACAGCGAAGTCGGGCAAACACTCACGGCTGTTAAAATGGGCCTCTCATGGCTCGAGAGACAGCTGCCGGTTCACGAGGGGCCGGCGGTGAGGAAAGCGCAGTCGCTCCTCGCGGATATTGACCGCACTATTTTCGCAATCCAGAGAATATCTACTGCGTTGAGGCCGGCGGCCTTTGACGATTTCGGACTTGCCGAGGCCCTTCGGCTGGGGGTAAGGGATTTTCAAAGAAAAGCCCGCGTATCATGCATGATCCATATCATGCCGGAAAATATGAAGCTCAACAAGGAGCTATCTGTAGAGATATTTCGCATCTTCCATGAATGCCTGACGAATATCGCAAAACATGCACAGGCGCAACAGGTGACCGTTGTTCTTAAGAAAAGGAATGGGGAGCTCGTGATGGAGCTCAGGGATGATGGAAGGGGAATCACAAAACGGGAGATCACTGACCGGAACTCCTTCGGATTATCGGGCATGCGCGAGAGAGCACATGTGATAGGCGGAGAGTTCTCGATTACCGGTATAAAAGGGAAGGGGACAACCATTCTTCTACGGGTGCCGGTGAATACATCCTGA
- a CDS encoding sigma-54 dependent transcriptional regulator, which yields MKKVIIIDDDQAVLNYLNIFLLQAGSLEVTTLNESRRAFAELKANQYDLLLLDMDMPDVTGLDILKIIQDNNIDVETIVLTGVEDVELAVAAMKLGAVEYLTKPVDNDRLLNLINSILEKREIQKGTDREPSYPEGLKHKEAFSNIITQNEQMYKIFSAVEKMAQTDSSILIWGESGTGKELIARAIHRISKRNREPFVAVNAGAFANELFSSEFFGHSQGAFTGATSNKRGFVEEADKGTLFLDEIGELALPIQVKLLRVLQEGEFFRLGSTKNLKVDVRIIAATNKDLHEEIKKGNFRKDLFYRLDMNSVFLPPLRERKGDIPVLAHHFLRKFCELNNKKVDRISDAAMKLLSRYDYQGNVRELMNIINSAVIIESAGEIRRKSLPNYFLENTPSLEGGFTDVPLKTLSDIEKEHIAKIVEYTGGNRTKAAQILGISRVNLISKIKKYLIE from the coding sequence ATGAAAAAAGTTATTATAATAGATGACGACCAGGCGGTCCTCAATTATCTGAATATCTTTCTCCTTCAGGCAGGCAGTTTGGAAGTCACTACCCTGAATGAAAGCAGGCGAGCCTTTGCGGAGTTAAAGGCGAACCAATACGATCTTCTCCTCCTCGATATGGACATGCCGGACGTAACAGGCCTCGATATCCTGAAGATCATTCAGGACAACAATATCGATGTGGAGACGATCGTCCTCACGGGTGTGGAAGACGTGGAGCTTGCGGTCGCCGCAATGAAGCTCGGGGCCGTGGAGTACCTGACAAAGCCTGTTGATAACGACCGCCTTCTTAACCTCATAAATTCCATATTGGAGAAACGGGAAATTCAAAAAGGCACCGACCGCGAGCCTTCTTATCCGGAAGGATTGAAGCATAAAGAGGCTTTCAGCAATATCATTACCCAAAACGAGCAGATGTACAAAATTTTTTCAGCGGTTGAAAAGATGGCACAGACGGACAGCAGCATCCTGATATGGGGTGAGAGCGGCACGGGCAAGGAGTTGATCGCGAGGGCTATCCACCGGATCAGCAAGAGGAACCGGGAACCCTTTGTTGCCGTAAATGCGGGCGCCTTTGCGAACGAGCTTTTTTCATCCGAGTTTTTCGGCCACAGCCAGGGGGCTTTTACAGGCGCCACCTCGAACAAGAGAGGGTTTGTCGAAGAGGCGGATAAAGGAACACTCTTTCTCGATGAAATCGGAGAGCTTGCGTTGCCTATACAGGTAAAGCTGCTGAGAGTGCTTCAGGAAGGGGAATTTTTCCGTCTCGGTTCTACAAAGAATCTGAAAGTGGATGTGAGAATTATCGCGGCCACAAACAAGGACCTCCACGAGGAGATAAAGAAAGGAAACTTCAGGAAAGACCTTTTCTACAGGCTCGATATGAACTCCGTTTTTTTACCGCCTCTCAGGGAAAGAAAGGGGGATATCCCCGTCCTTGCCCATCATTTTCTTAGAAAATTCTGTGAGCTCAACAATAAAAAAGTCGACAGAATTTCCGATGCGGCCATGAAGCTACTCTCCCGGTACGATTACCAGGGGAATGTGCGAGAGCTGATGAATATCATCAACAGCGCTGTAATCATTGAATCTGCCGGAGAAATCCGCAGAAAATCACTACCCAATTATTTTCTCGAGAACACGCCATCCCTGGAGGGAGGATTCACCGATGTGCCTCTCAAGACTCTCTCCGATATCGAAAAAGAACATATCGCAAAAATCGTTGAATATACCGGAGGCAACAGGACAAAGGCAGCCCAGATCCTGGGAATATCGAGGGTGAACCTCATTTCAAAGATAAAGAAATATCTCATAGAGTGA
- a CDS encoding response regulator, giving the protein MKGNGNILVVDDDPQILDLTTAVLERARYEVLAARTGKECLDLVRTFSPDLVLLDVMLPDIEGTEVCTRIKTDPLLGNTFVILVSGIKTSSEFQANGLNGGADGYIIKPISNKELIARVQSLVRIKQSEDALHASEARYRRLFEAASEGIMILDGVSGEIKAVNPFLERMLKYSSEELVGKLMGQIPAFGGGEEGRAAFSELKRTLPAGYIHLLLRTKDGQDVDAEIGCNSYEERGEPVIQCNIRDVTQRRLAEEALRKAHIELDRRVKERTAQLSESNRLLSQEIAERKIGEKALKKSEERLRYLSNYLQKILEQETVRLSREIHDELGQVLTGIKMDAEWTAIHLPEDATTVRERMKLLITYIDNAIHTVQRISTRLRPPVLDDCSLVEAIEAWTDDFQKRTGIACEVIGGIRQREPEKEIRLEMFRILQESLTNVARHSGAVSVVISLYVKRNRYVMEISDDGRGITKREMMDAKSIGLTGMHERADAMGGTLSIGGVRGKGTTVKLSVPFGKGMIAKKTVALPAWVKVAQEGNDGGQRLFPT; this is encoded by the coding sequence ATGAAGGGAAACGGAAATATACTGGTTGTTGACGATGATCCCCAGATACTCGATCTTACTACCGCGGTCCTCGAGAGGGCGCGGTATGAGGTGCTTGCTGCAAGGACGGGCAAGGAATGCCTCGACTTGGTCCGTACCTTCAGTCCCGATCTCGTCCTGTTGGACGTGATGCTCCCGGATATAGAAGGCACCGAGGTATGCACGCGGATTAAAACCGACCCCCTTCTGGGAAATACATTTGTCATACTTGTCTCGGGCATCAAGACTTCATCTGAATTTCAGGCGAACGGGCTTAACGGTGGAGCAGACGGATACATAATAAAACCCATATCCAATAAAGAGCTTATTGCCCGGGTCCAATCGCTGGTGCGCATAAAGCAATCGGAAGACGCCCTCCATGCATCGGAAGCCCGATATCGTCGTCTATTCGAGGCTGCGAGTGAAGGCATAATGATACTGGACGGGGTGTCCGGCGAGATAAAGGCAGTCAATCCGTTCCTGGAGAGAATGCTGAAGTATAGCAGTGAAGAGCTTGTGGGAAAGCTAATGGGGCAAATCCCTGCATTCGGGGGAGGTGAAGAGGGCAGGGCCGCCTTTTCCGAGCTCAAACGTACGCTGCCCGCAGGTTATATCCACTTGCTGCTCAGGACAAAAGACGGGCAGGATGTCGATGCCGAGATTGGATGTAACAGCTATGAGGAAAGAGGCGAACCCGTGATTCAGTGCAATATTCGTGACGTGACGCAAAGGCGGCTGGCTGAGGAGGCATTGAGGAAAGCCCATATCGAGTTGGATCGACGGGTGAAGGAACGGACTGCCCAATTGTCCGAATCGAACAGGCTCCTTTCCCAGGAGATCGCGGAACGGAAAATAGGAGAGAAAGCCCTAAAAAAATCAGAGGAGCGACTGCGATATCTCAGTAATTACCTGCAAAAAATTCTGGAGCAGGAGACGGTACGCCTTTCGAGGGAAATCCACGATGAATTAGGGCAGGTGCTGACAGGGATCAAGATGGACGCCGAATGGACGGCAATACATTTGCCTGAAGATGCAACAACCGTTCGGGAAAGGATGAAGCTCCTCATTACCTATATTGACAATGCCATTCATACGGTGCAAAGGATCTCCACGAGATTGAGACCCCCTGTTCTCGACGACTGCAGTCTTGTGGAAGCCATTGAGGCCTGGACGGATGATTTTCAGAAGAGGACGGGAATTGCATGCGAGGTGATCGGCGGCATCCGCCAAAGGGAGCCGGAAAAAGAGATTCGCCTGGAAATGTTCCGCATACTTCAGGAATCACTCACGAATGTTGCCCGCCATTCGGGCGCCGTCAGTGTCGTTATCTCTCTTTATGTGAAAAGAAACAGGTATGTTATGGAGATTAGCGACGACGGCAGGGGCATTACTAAACGGGAAATGATGGATGCCAAATCGATTGGATTAACAGGGATGCATGAAAGGGCGGACGCCATGGGCGGAACGCTTTCGATCGGCGGAGTCCGGGGGAAAGGGACCACCGTTAAATTGAGTGTTCCTTTCGGAAAAGGCATGATAGCCAAGAAAACTGTCGCTTTGCCGGCTTGGGTCAAGGTTGCCCAGGAAGGAAACGACGGTGGACAGCGGCTTTTCCCCACGTAA
- a CDS encoding ATP-binding protein, with translation MRSMDSSPNIQRVEQELKKRMQELECLYNIGPEITSKGEIEHVLTNLTVHLIRGVEFPEIAASSIWFDGKEYSAAPLPKEQVVESLTSDIVVDSQTRGTVAIYYRRKAKFLEEEQKMLDNISQRISRSIKQRELQAEVQRYVDGLEGLVKKKIEELESAKERYENLFESVPVPITLSRLNGDIVKANRAFYRLLGYEDSTQVKLNFVKNHLFENLDEMRAIIHQKLAQEGQVVGFELTIRDNNWESIPVIGSCVFIDYDGERCVEAVYKDIRVRKELEKKLRDQNENLERKVKERTLDLENQKDLLMAKNQELLALAGKLRESRTRFKALFKAITDTVVVIDRNLNILMSNQKAIGYEGKCYHKVFGGEAQCEDCLALQVVKAKAPVTQEKAFGDEHYLLQAYPMFDSDGEVDGILEISRVITKEKNMGRQLLQADKLASLGQLVSGIAHEINNPNTFIRGNLYIIQEAMNDLFPILDQFSQSHPDFKIARLNYDIFRKNVPVLIDDMVGGANRIKGIVDGLRKFAKRDEGLLNESVNLNLVAESCLRLVDNQIRRTADVKVDLRTDIPPVVGNLQKLQQVVVNILINASQAIVGPRGTISLMTACNDKEVMLKVNDDGKGMDERTIKQIFDPFFTTKRTQGGTGLGLSIAYGIIKEHQGRIEVESKTGAGTTFCIYIPKAPEEGS, from the coding sequence ATGAGAAGCATGGACTCTTCACCGAATATTCAGCGGGTTGAGCAAGAGCTGAAGAAACGGATGCAGGAACTGGAATGTCTCTATAACATCGGCCCGGAAATAACCTCCAAAGGCGAAATTGAGCATGTTCTTACGAATCTGACGGTACACCTCATCCGGGGGGTCGAATTCCCGGAGATCGCCGCCTCATCGATATGGTTTGACGGAAAGGAGTATTCGGCCGCTCCCTTACCCAAGGAGCAAGTCGTCGAGTCCCTTACGTCCGATATTGTGGTCGATTCCCAAACGAGAGGCACCGTCGCCATCTACTACAGGAGAAAGGCGAAATTCCTCGAGGAAGAGCAGAAGATGCTCGACAATATCAGTCAGAGGATCTCGCGGAGCATCAAGCAGCGTGAGCTTCAGGCCGAGGTGCAGAGGTACGTGGACGGCCTCGAAGGTCTCGTTAAAAAGAAAATAGAGGAATTGGAGAGCGCCAAGGAGCGCTATGAAAACCTTTTCGAGAGCGTGCCCGTGCCGATTACCCTGTCCCGGCTGAATGGAGATATAGTAAAGGCCAATCGCGCATTCTACCGCCTCCTGGGATACGAGGACAGCACCCAGGTGAAGCTGAATTTCGTAAAGAATCATCTTTTCGAAAATTTGGATGAAATGAGGGCAATTATTCATCAGAAGCTGGCCCAGGAGGGCCAGGTGGTTGGTTTTGAACTCACCATCAGGGACAATAACTGGGAATCGATACCCGTCATCGGATCATGCGTATTCATCGATTATGACGGAGAGCGCTGTGTCGAAGCGGTGTATAAGGATATTCGGGTAAGAAAGGAGCTGGAGAAAAAGCTCAGGGACCAGAATGAGAATCTGGAGAGAAAGGTCAAGGAGCGTACGCTGGACCTCGAGAACCAGAAAGACCTTCTTATGGCCAAAAACCAGGAGCTCCTGGCCCTTGCGGGGAAGCTCAGGGAAAGCAGGACGCGATTCAAGGCACTTTTCAAGGCTATTACGGACACGGTAGTGGTCATTGACAGAAATCTTAACATCCTCATGTCGAACCAGAAAGCCATTGGCTATGAGGGGAAGTGCTATCACAAGGTATTCGGCGGCGAGGCCCAGTGTGAAGATTGCCTCGCCCTTCAGGTTGTGAAGGCCAAAGCCCCTGTTACGCAGGAGAAGGCTTTCGGGGACGAGCATTACCTGCTCCAGGCATACCCTATGTTTGATTCGGACGGAGAAGTAGACGGGATACTGGAAATCTCTCGGGTTATTACAAAAGAGAAGAATATGGGGCGCCAGCTCCTTCAGGCGGATAAACTCGCTTCACTCGGGCAACTTGTATCGGGAATAGCCCATGAAATAAATAATCCCAACACCTTCATCAGGGGGAACCTGTACATCATTCAGGAGGCAATGAATGACCTTTTCCCCATTCTCGATCAATTTTCACAATCCCATCCCGATTTCAAAATCGCACGGCTCAACTACGATATCTTTAGAAAGAACGTGCCGGTCCTGATCGATGATATGGTAGGGGGTGCGAACAGAATTAAGGGAATTGTGGACGGTCTCAGGAAGTTCGCGAAGCGTGACGAGGGTCTCCTCAACGAGAGCGTAAACCTTAACCTCGTGGCGGAGAGCTGCCTGCGGCTCGTGGATAATCAGATCAGAAGAACGGCCGATGTCAAAGTGGATTTGCGGACCGATATCCCGCCTGTGGTGGGCAACCTTCAGAAGCTCCAGCAGGTTGTGGTCAATATCCTTATTAATGCCTCACAGGCCATCGTCGGTCCGAGGGGCACCATCAGCCTGATGACCGCCTGTAACGATAAGGAAGTAATGTTGAAAGTAAATGACGACGGTAAGGGGATGGACGAGCGGACCATAAAGCAGATATTCGATCCCTTCTTCACCACAAAAAGGACCCAAGGCGGCACAGGCCTCGGCCTCTCTATCGCATATGGCATCATAAAGGAGCATCAGGGCAGGATTGAAGTGGAGAGTAAGACTGGCGCGGGGACTACATTCTGCATCTATATTCCCAAGGCACCCGAGGAAGGATCATGA